A single window of Granulicella sibirica DNA harbors:
- a CDS encoding oxidoreductase, with product MTNQADLGGMFTFPGTQLQVRRMGFGAMQLAGPHAYGPSKARDGGSAVLNEVIAAGVNHIDTSDYYGPHSVNQIIRQTLHPYRDDLVIVTKLGWRRGDSGSWIPAVSASDITAGAHENLRNLGLDALEIVNLRVGGELWPTEGSIEEPMTALAELQRQGLIRHLGVSNVSPQQYAEAKKIAQIVCVQNFYNVAQRRDDAFIDQLDKEGVAYVPYFPLGGMTPLQSAELDVAAASVNATSLQVALHWLLKRSPNILLIPGTSSLLHLKENLEAVDLELSAEMLTQLNAMGSYAA from the coding sequence ATGACAAACCAAGCTGATCTCGGTGGCATGTTCACCTTTCCCGGTACACAGCTGCAGGTTCGCCGCATGGGTTTTGGCGCGATGCAGTTGGCAGGGCCACACGCATACGGACCATCAAAGGCTCGTGACGGGGGTTCCGCGGTCCTAAACGAGGTAATTGCGGCGGGCGTTAATCATATCGACACAAGCGACTACTACGGTCCACACTCGGTCAATCAGATCATTAGACAGACGCTTCATCCTTATCGCGACGACCTCGTTATTGTTACGAAGCTGGGTTGGCGCCGTGGGGACAGTGGCTCTTGGATCCCTGCGGTCTCCGCCAGTGATATCACCGCTGGCGCACATGAGAACCTGCGTAACCTTGGTCTCGATGCGCTGGAAATTGTAAACCTACGGGTAGGCGGCGAGTTGTGGCCCACAGAGGGATCGATTGAGGAGCCAATGACTGCGCTTGCCGAATTGCAGCGGCAAGGCCTTATTCGCCATTTGGGCGTGAGCAACGTGTCTCCCCAGCAGTATGCGGAAGCAAAGAAGATTGCGCAGATTGTCTGCGTTCAGAACTTTTACAACGTGGCCCAACGCCGGGACGATGCCTTCATAGACCAACTTGATAAAGAAGGCGTCGCCTACGTACCGTATTTCCCGCTTGGCGGAATGACACCGCTTCAGTCTGCTGAGTTGGACGTTGCAGCTGCCTCGGTAAACGCCACCTCATTGCAGGTGGCGCTTCATTGGCTATTGAAACGGTCGCCCAATATTCTGCTCATTCCCGGAACCTCGTCACTGCTACATCTAAAAGAGAATTTAGAGGCTGTTGACCTTGAGCTATCAGCCGAGATGTTGACCCAGCTGAATGCCATGGGAAGCTACGCCGCGTAG
- a CDS encoding serine hydrolase, with protein sequence MQSAFKFLLNVAVLHAVGQGKLSLDQSVHSLPSDTYKDTFSPLQDMYTAANVDVPLRQLPELWVGHPDNTANDILLRQMGGTAPVQQYLDSLGLQGIQIRDSEASMHDDERRQYRNTGEPATFVKLLCMLAENSLLTHGNTKYLLSIMSSSPSFPNRICGLLPAGTIVAYKTGTAGYNNNMAAATNDVALITLPTGGA encoded by the coding sequence ATGCAATCTGCTTTCAAGTTTCTACTTAATGTCGCAGTTCTACACGCAGTCGGGCAAGGAAAGCTCTCCTTAGACCAGTCAGTGCACTCTTTACCTTCAGACACCTATAAGGATACTTTCAGCCCATTGCAGGATATGTACACCGCTGCGAACGTCGATGTGCCTCTGCGTCAGTTACCGGAACTCTGGGTTGGGCATCCGGATAATACCGCCAATGACATACTGCTGCGGCAGATGGGCGGAACGGCACCGGTTCAGCAGTATCTCGATTCACTCGGCCTTCAGGGTATTCAGATACGAGACTCGGAAGCAAGCATGCATGATGATGAACGGCGACAGTACCGTAACACCGGTGAACCTGCCACGTTTGTAAAGCTCCTTTGCATGCTCGCGGAGAACTCCCTCCTCACTCACGGGAACACAAAGTACCTGCTCAGCATTATGAGTTCCTCCCCATCTTTTCCGAACAGGATATGCGGGCTGCTACCCGCTGGAACGATTGTCGCTTATAAGACGGGCACGGCAGGATATAACAACAACATGGCAGCAGCAACAAACGATGTCGCATTGATCACGCTTCCGACGGGCGGCGCCTAG
- a CDS encoding AraC family transcriptional regulator encodes MKQIIDPFSEVMSALDLVVQQVGSVSLAGSTSLRFPDKGSIKFLVVVSGQGSLIVGGVPSVITLEAGDCVVLPRGTAHSLTCRCVDKSVISYPEGSNDHAGCFLVSGELLLMSSHAEAMFRSVLPPLIHRRSREVHHGLTMTLSRLINEVKHPQPGSALMTQCLATIILMQILRCHVEEFAITSVGWLFALADDAMAVAMTRIHEAPGHRWSLQELARHAGLSRSTFAKRFKNIVGVTPMEYLTRWRMILAGARLTSSSEPVSRIASSFGYESENAFGKVFRNIMGASPAKYRRACRKRAPRGRIGHVA; translated from the coding sequence ATGAAGCAGATTATCGATCCATTTTCGGAAGTCATGTCGGCCCTCGACCTCGTCGTTCAACAAGTAGGTAGCGTGAGCCTCGCCGGAAGTACGAGCTTAAGGTTCCCTGATAAAGGATCTATCAAGTTTCTTGTGGTAGTCTCGGGCCAGGGTAGCCTCATCGTAGGCGGTGTGCCATCGGTAATCACACTTGAGGCAGGCGACTGTGTGGTGCTGCCTCGCGGGACAGCGCACTCCCTAACCTGTAGGTGCGTCGACAAGTCGGTGATCAGCTATCCGGAGGGGAGCAACGATCATGCTGGCTGCTTCCTTGTGAGTGGAGAGCTCCTGCTTATGAGTAGTCACGCCGAGGCGATGTTTCGGTCCGTACTTCCGCCTCTCATTCACCGTCGCAGTAGAGAAGTTCATCATGGTCTCACGATGACTCTGAGCCGTCTAATCAATGAAGTAAAGCATCCACAACCTGGCAGTGCATTGATGACGCAATGTCTCGCGACCATAATCCTCATGCAAATTCTCCGGTGTCACGTCGAAGAGTTTGCAATAACCAGTGTCGGTTGGTTGTTCGCGCTTGCCGATGATGCAATGGCAGTCGCGATGACCCGGATCCATGAGGCTCCAGGTCATCGTTGGAGCCTGCAAGAGTTGGCGCGGCACGCCGGGCTGTCGCGGTCCACGTTCGCAAAGAGGTTCAAGAACATTGTCGGCGTGACTCCGATGGAATACCTAACGCGATGGCGGATGATCTTGGCAGGCGCGAGATTAACCTCGTCCAGTGAACCGGTGTCGCGGATCGCCTCCTCGTTCGGCTACGAGTCAGAGAATGCCTTCGGAAAGGTATTTCGGAATATTATGGGCGCCTCACCGGCCAAGTACCGGCGGGCCTGCCGCAAACGCGCGCCGCGTGGCCGCATTGGACATGTTGCATGA
- a CDS encoding FAD-binding oxidoreductase — protein MEQESFLTALTDALGSQISTGERAAQAVHTALWNKACRNRPRALVDCLTVDNVQQVVKLATEYGVPISVLGGGRHWAGFAVVQGGVVLNLRPMSRVHVDRESRTVTLGGGSLINDVLLELPDDLASVTGAVSSVGYTGLTLGGGYGPLNSRFGLACDTMRSAQVVLADGNVVTASAQDNPDLFWALRGGGGNYGVVTSMELELFSVPTVQSATILFPLSSAATTLSHLQEITEASPDGLSVLSGLVTLHSGQKGLFLQPLLSEKSEIGERLFEKLCNLPNSKVVARRWSPYNQIFDREAEKAWSANENYRVSARFCEVLNGAVVDVLTRGAERAPTPGCVLLLHDFHGQASRIQLESSAYPLRKNHYLVEVIAGWDSVEDGVAAGEWFDQVLEELSQLSLSGGYPNVLGPAEQKRTYDFYEPSRTRLRAVKNKFDPHDVFSSNVCQL, from the coding sequence ATGGAGCAAGAATCGTTTTTGACCGCTTTGACCGATGCGCTGGGATCTCAGATTTCAACCGGAGAGCGGGCTGCCCAAGCGGTCCACACCGCACTTTGGAATAAAGCTTGCCGCAATAGACCTCGCGCTCTCGTCGATTGCCTGACTGTCGACAATGTGCAGCAGGTCGTCAAGTTGGCAACAGAATACGGGGTACCCATTTCGGTGCTTGGGGGGGGGCGGCATTGGGCTGGATTTGCGGTCGTGCAAGGGGGCGTCGTTCTCAATCTTCGCCCGATGTCGCGGGTTCATGTCGATCGAGAAAGCCGTACGGTGACCCTGGGAGGCGGCAGTCTGATCAACGATGTTTTACTGGAACTCCCGGACGATCTGGCCTCCGTGACGGGGGCGGTATCAAGCGTCGGATACACCGGGCTAACACTCGGGGGCGGTTACGGCCCGCTGAACAGTCGCTTCGGACTTGCGTGCGACACCATGCGAAGTGCACAAGTCGTGCTCGCAGACGGCAATGTGGTCACTGCCAGTGCACAGGATAATCCCGATCTCTTTTGGGCGCTCCGCGGAGGAGGCGGCAACTACGGCGTGGTAACTTCGATGGAACTAGAATTGTTTTCGGTACCGACAGTACAGTCCGCGACGATCCTCTTCCCGCTGTCGTCGGCGGCCACGACGCTGTCGCATCTGCAGGAGATCACCGAAGCATCTCCCGATGGGTTAAGCGTGCTTTCGGGACTGGTGACTCTGCATAGTGGTCAGAAGGGCCTCTTCCTTCAGCCTCTTCTCAGCGAAAAGTCTGAAATCGGCGAGCGGCTATTCGAAAAGCTATGCAACTTGCCCAATTCGAAGGTTGTCGCCCGGCGATGGTCGCCGTACAACCAAATCTTTGATCGTGAAGCCGAGAAAGCATGGTCGGCAAACGAGAACTATCGAGTCAGCGCACGCTTTTGCGAAGTATTGAACGGCGCAGTAGTCGACGTTCTCACGCGAGGCGCAGAGCGCGCACCCACTCCAGGCTGTGTTCTCCTTCTGCACGACTTTCATGGACAAGCAAGTCGGATCCAGCTCGAAAGCTCTGCCTATCCGCTTCGAAAAAACCACTACCTCGTTGAAGTTATCGCAGGTTGGGACAGCGTTGAGGACGGAGTTGCGGCGGGAGAATGGTTCGACCAAGTGTTGGAGGAGCTATCCCAGCTCTCCCTGTCTGGTGGCTATCCCAATGTGCTCGGTCCTGCAGAACAAAAACGAACCTACGACTTCTACGAGCCTTCTCGAACACGACTGAGGGCAGTCAAAAATAAGTTTGACCCTCACGATGTCTTCTCCTCGAACGTGTGTCAGTTGTGA
- a CDS encoding LysR family transcriptional regulator, which yields MRLDRLRNADLNLSICFVILAEEKNVTRAAMRLRLAQSALSRFLQRLRMLSKDELLVRANGQP from the coding sequence ATGCGCTTAGATCGGCTTCGGAATGCCGACCTCAACCTCTCGATTTGTTTCGTCATTCTAGCGGAGGAGAAGAATGTAACAAGGGCAGCTATGCGCCTTCGGTTAGCGCAATCCGCTCTCAGCCGATTTCTCCAACGCTTGAGAATGCTTTCTAAGGACGAGCTGCTGGTTCGCGCGAATGGCCAACCGTGA
- a CDS encoding TonB-dependent receptor yields the protein MVFTAEHGLVSQTSNTSVSSICSIFRQSTGYLSTLFFRTTHGRITHAPDLLLESAIKLSKTVFLLPLLCPLQLFAQIGPFITGTVQDSSGAVIRGAVVRLLSQKGRPIAQQVTDGGGGFRFSSATTGSYVLDVTESGFREARVLTSVSAGESAPTLIVMAVKGEDDSISVDGSALPAQVDTAIEANQNANSVDRSALDRLPVFDNDYVTTLSRFLDPDSIGTNGVTLVVNGVEANGPGVTPSAVASVKINHDPYSVLFSRPGRARLELETEGGTPQFHGSATFLYRDSLFDAQPAFAAVKPAEQRTYYEGSLTGPLSRDKKTTFLVSFERDNDNLQSIVDAALPTGEIHENVPSPIHHYILSERVFHDYGQANHFWIGYSYEHGTDANVGVGGTVLPEAGTDTVGFEHEINVQDTYVASPKLVNLVHFLVGHNDSRIRSTTDAAQIAVSGSFTGGGAQADTFRTESHFDGVDIVTYSSGKQVIKFGIDVPDISRRGNDDFTNQLGTYSFDSLQSYQASQPFQYIVQTGSGHVAFVEKVVSGLFADDVRVSPKLSISAGVRYYFQNYFHDVPHNVAPRLSLAYAPFRKGSTVVRGGAGFFFDRTGPSPIADLVHYNGANLLRLILIDPTYPATPIEVSAVPTSLVTLDPRARIPYTLQYGLGVEQQVTAKSTAAINYIGARGIDLFRSINTNAPQTPGFSANPNRSLGQVREIQSKGYLKSNSLEFTFRGSPTPYFTGQVQYVLAKTYNNTGGIRYFPADSYDPNADWSRSDNDRRHKLNLLGTVHARRWFDLGTALSVNSGMPTNVTTGDDNNSDGVINDRPAGIPRNSLHGPDYLDLDLDLSREFAVTKDTKGPTFTLSLNSFNTLNHQNDVTYVGIVSSPFFDKAVAAQPSRRLQLNLQIKF from the coding sequence GTGGTCTTCACGGCTGAGCATGGATTGGTATCGCAAACCAGCAACACCTCCGTTTCCTCAATTTGTTCAATCTTCAGGCAATCTACAGGTTATCTCTCTACGCTGTTTTTCAGAACAACTCACGGGCGCATCACTCATGCCCCGGACTTATTGCTGGAGTCTGCGATCAAACTCTCGAAAACTGTCTTTTTATTGCCCCTCTTATGCCCGCTTCAGTTGTTTGCGCAAATTGGCCCTTTCATCACCGGAACTGTGCAGGATTCTTCCGGCGCAGTAATACGAGGCGCCGTCGTTAGGCTGCTCTCGCAAAAGGGCAGGCCAATCGCTCAACAAGTCACTGATGGAGGAGGAGGATTTCGCTTCTCCTCCGCCACGACCGGCTCGTATGTACTCGACGTGACGGAATCCGGTTTTCGTGAGGCGAGGGTGCTGACCTCGGTGTCGGCTGGGGAGTCTGCCCCAACCCTAATTGTGATGGCCGTCAAGGGGGAAGACGATTCGATATCCGTCGATGGGTCCGCTTTACCCGCTCAGGTGGACACAGCGATCGAAGCTAATCAGAACGCGAATAGCGTGGACCGAAGCGCGCTGGATCGGTTGCCAGTCTTCGATAACGACTATGTCACCACGCTGTCTCGGTTCCTGGATCCAGATTCGATCGGAACCAACGGTGTGACGCTAGTCGTAAACGGGGTAGAGGCAAACGGGCCAGGTGTTACACCATCCGCGGTTGCCAGTGTCAAGATCAACCATGACCCCTATTCCGTTCTATTCTCTAGACCGGGTCGTGCGCGCCTTGAGCTTGAGACGGAGGGCGGAACTCCTCAGTTCCACGGGTCTGCCACGTTTCTCTACCGCGACTCCCTCTTTGATGCGCAGCCCGCGTTCGCTGCTGTGAAACCGGCTGAACAACGGACCTATTATGAAGGTTCGCTCACTGGTCCACTTTCTCGGGACAAGAAGACCACCTTCCTCGTGTCGTTTGAACGCGATAACGACAATCTGCAGTCGATCGTGGATGCAGCGCTACCGACAGGTGAGATCCATGAGAATGTACCCAGTCCGATCCACCACTACATTCTATCGGAGCGTGTTTTCCACGACTACGGGCAAGCCAACCACTTCTGGATTGGCTACTCATATGAGCACGGGACGGATGCCAACGTGGGCGTAGGCGGCACCGTATTGCCGGAAGCTGGCACGGATACAGTCGGGTTCGAGCATGAGATCAACGTCCAGGACACGTATGTCGCGTCCCCAAAGCTCGTAAACTTAGTGCACTTTCTCGTCGGTCACAACGATAGCCGAATCCGGAGCACAACCGACGCTGCGCAAATCGCAGTGTCGGGATCTTTCACTGGTGGTGGGGCGCAGGCCGACACATTCAGGACGGAATCGCACTTCGACGGTGTTGACATCGTGACCTACAGCAGCGGGAAGCAGGTCATCAAGTTCGGGATCGATGTCCCAGACATTAGCCGGCGGGGGAACGACGACTTTACGAACCAGCTTGGCACATATTCTTTCGATAGCTTACAGAGCTACCAGGCCAGTCAGCCATTTCAATACATCGTGCAGACTGGTTCAGGGCACGTAGCATTTGTCGAAAAAGTGGTCTCTGGCCTATTCGCAGATGACGTACGTGTTTCGCCGAAACTCTCGATTTCGGCAGGCGTGCGCTACTACTTTCAGAACTACTTCCATGATGTCCCGCACAACGTGGCCCCGCGCTTGAGCTTAGCCTATGCACCCTTCCGCAAGGGTTCCACCGTGGTGCGGGGGGGAGCAGGCTTTTTCTTTGACCGCACGGGTCCTTCTCCGATCGCCGACCTGGTGCACTACAACGGCGCGAACCTACTACGATTGATTCTCATCGATCCTACTTATCCCGCCACTCCCATAGAGGTCTCCGCTGTACCGACGAGTCTTGTCACGCTGGACCCTCGAGCGCGAATTCCTTACACACTTCAATATGGTCTTGGTGTCGAGCAGCAGGTCACGGCTAAGAGCACAGCCGCAATCAACTACATAGGCGCAAGAGGCATTGACCTTTTTCGATCGATCAACACGAACGCCCCGCAAACACCCGGCTTTTCAGCAAATCCCAATCGCTCTCTAGGACAAGTTCGAGAGATCCAGTCGAAAGGGTACCTGAAAAGCAACTCTCTGGAATTCACTTTCCGAGGTTCCCCGACTCCATACTTCACGGGCCAGGTCCAGTATGTGCTAGCAAAGACATACAACAATACCGGCGGAATCCGATACTTTCCTGCCGACAGCTACGATCCAAACGCAGACTGGTCTCGGTCAGATAACGACAGGCGCCATAAACTTAATCTTCTCGGAACTGTTCACGCGAGAAGATGGTTTGATCTAGGCACAGCATTATCGGTAAACTCGGGCATGCCAACCAATGTGACCACCGGCGACGATAACAATAGCGACGGTGTCATAAATGACAGACCTGCTGGAATACCCCGCAACTCTTTGCATGGCCCGGATTATCTTGACCTGGATCTCGACCTATCACGTGAATTCGCAGTGACGAAGGATACGAAGGGGCCGACATTTACGTTATCGTTGAATTCGTTCAACACGCTTAATCATCAAAACGATGTCACGTATGTTGGCATCGTCAGCTCGCCCTTCTTTGATAAAGCGGTAGCAGCCCAACCTTCGCGGCGCTTGCAACTCAACCTACAGATTAAGTTTTAG
- a CDS encoding response regulator transcription factor — MLIVEDKKQVARMLKKTLEEKGHSAVICFDGPSGLAHAGSGYFDVVVLDMMLPHMDGSEVVRRLRASNNRIPVLVLTARDTISDMVSTLDLGVDDYLTKPFAVAEFMARLRAVARRGPAILGVRLEVADLVLDPTAGDVTRGGRLVALTRKEYLLLEFLMRRPNQVLSRASIIERVWGLADDTAENTLEVFIRNLRGKIDINRESKLIQTVRGVGYRLMSGAPD; from the coding sequence GTGCTCATTGTCGAAGACAAGAAACAAGTAGCTCGAATGCTTAAGAAGACTTTAGAGGAGAAGGGTCATTCTGCCGTCATCTGCTTCGATGGACCGAGCGGTCTTGCTCACGCGGGGAGCGGGTACTTCGATGTCGTTGTCCTTGACATGATGCTACCTCACATGGATGGTAGTGAGGTCGTCCGACGTCTAAGGGCCTCAAACAATCGCATACCGGTGCTCGTCCTCACCGCACGAGACACAATCTCCGATATGGTCTCGACTCTTGACCTGGGCGTTGATGACTACCTGACTAAGCCGTTTGCCGTTGCTGAGTTCATGGCGCGCCTGCGGGCAGTTGCCAGGCGCGGTCCCGCTATCCTCGGCGTGCGTCTTGAAGTTGCGGATCTCGTCCTCGACCCTACAGCTGGCGATGTCACTAGAGGAGGAAGGCTCGTCGCGCTAACACGCAAGGAGTATCTACTGCTTGAGTTTTTGATGCGCCGTCCAAACCAAGTACTAAGCCGCGCGTCGATAATAGAGCGCGTATGGGGTCTCGCCGATGACACAGCAGAAAACACTTTAGAAGTGTTCATTCGCAACCTAAGAGGAAAGATTGACATTAATCGCGAATCGAAGTTGATACAAACTGTGCGGGGAGTGGGCTATCGGCTCATGTCTGGAGCTCCCGATTGA
- a CDS encoding sensor histidine kinase: protein MKPLPIRVRLTVWYLGVVCLTYLLLSVGMYFGMRSAIQRSVDHDLRARMEEMQQFLLLHEASSESSMPNEFRKASGVQPGEDFYQLTNASGSWLYQTPSMVALRVPAEAPDLSCAPHFYTIQRPRRTSIRVLAATIRQSDRLYLVQVAEVVSSLNKVLLWFRFIAFWTLPAVLILAGAGGYWLSGRAMKPVRAITQAAQVISGQSLSKRLVLPVAQDELYHLTSTLNGMLLRLEKAFTRVAQFTADASHELRTPIAAIRTTSEVILERPRSVAEYEEMVGQILTEAEYTSDLVENLLTLARADANPASLDMSVLDVGQIVEEVVTTSRALAARKELTLSAEIPATPVAVLAERQALKRVLLIFLDNAIRYTPVGGRVGVLLVIRQERVVIEVSDNGIGIAEAELPRVFERFYRATSARDADIEGSGLGLSIAKWIVDAHHGAIEVQSEIDNGTVFRLQLTTLETAYARGK from the coding sequence TTGAAACCACTCCCCATTCGTGTCCGCCTCACCGTTTGGTACCTTGGCGTTGTTTGCCTTACGTACCTGCTCTTGTCCGTCGGTATGTACTTTGGAATGCGAAGCGCAATCCAGCGCTCCGTCGATCACGATCTCCGGGCGCGCATGGAAGAAATGCAGCAGTTTCTCCTCCTTCATGAGGCGTCCAGCGAATCAAGCATGCCCAACGAATTTCGCAAAGCTTCAGGCGTTCAACCTGGCGAAGATTTCTATCAGCTCACAAACGCTAGCGGATCATGGCTCTACCAGACACCGTCGATGGTTGCGCTTCGCGTCCCTGCTGAAGCTCCGGACCTGAGTTGCGCGCCTCATTTCTACACCATTCAGCGCCCCCGGCGAACCAGCATCCGGGTTTTGGCAGCAACGATCCGACAAAGCGATCGACTTTACCTCGTCCAAGTAGCCGAAGTCGTAAGTTCTCTGAATAAAGTTCTGTTATGGTTCCGCTTTATCGCATTCTGGACACTTCCTGCGGTACTCATTCTGGCAGGTGCGGGGGGGTATTGGCTTAGTGGGCGTGCGATGAAGCCCGTCCGCGCCATCACGCAGGCAGCCCAGGTGATTTCCGGACAAAGTCTTTCAAAGCGACTTGTCTTGCCAGTTGCTCAAGATGAGCTATACCACCTTACGAGTACCTTGAACGGAATGCTCCTCCGACTTGAAAAAGCGTTTACGAGAGTCGCGCAATTTACGGCGGATGCTTCCCACGAACTTCGAACACCGATCGCAGCGATACGGACTACGTCCGAGGTCATATTGGAACGACCCAGGTCCGTCGCCGAATATGAAGAGATGGTTGGACAGATACTCACGGAAGCGGAGTACACAAGCGATTTGGTTGAAAACCTTTTGACGCTGGCAAGGGCTGATGCCAATCCAGCGTCGTTGGATATGTCTGTTCTTGACGTCGGCCAGATCGTTGAAGAAGTGGTTACAACGAGCCGGGCACTCGCTGCGCGTAAAGAGCTTACGTTGAGTGCCGAGATTCCCGCAACACCCGTGGCTGTCTTGGCAGAACGGCAAGCTTTGAAAAGGGTCCTGCTGATCTTCTTAGATAATGCAATTCGATACACACCTGTCGGTGGACGGGTTGGTGTTCTGCTAGTTATTCGCCAAGAGAGAGTCGTCATCGAGGTGTCCGACAATGGAATCGGCATCGCTGAGGCCGAACTGCCCCGCGTTTTTGAGCGTTTCTATCGTGCCACCAGTGCTCGCGACGCAGACATTGAAGGTTCAGGCCTGGGTCTATCTATAGCAAAGTGGATTGTGGATGCTCATCATGGCGCCATTGAGGTCCAAAGCGAGATAGACAACGGAACAGTCTTTCGACTGCAGTTGACAACGCTAGAGACTGCGTACGCACGAGGCAAATAA
- a CDS encoding FAD-dependent monooxygenase — MGRIWGLGQEAAAKPVSPCSLADLPQNLLEPVLLQAALRFGANVRFSTELTSFEQDDQQVTAKIVDRLSGDTYTIAASYMVGADGGNSRVAKLLNLPLEGAGEIGRSLNILFDCDLTEYVAERPGPLFYLVRTAEDDDGIGIGVLRCIKPWTRWLLIKGFAAGKEVPDLPIERAIATIRDYLGLPDLQPEVTGVDPWTMNSLYATKCQNRRVFCIGDAVHRHVPLNGLGSNTAVQDAYNLSWKLAFVLKGLAEPHLLDTYTEERMPVGKEVVEHATGALALYPALLEAIGIPAASSSNELASMWAEINAPSEAGKTRRAQIRSAVENMVYEFQTRGLELN; from the coding sequence ATAGGACGTATCTGGGGTCTTGGCCAAGAGGCTGCTGCCAAGCCGGTCAGCCCGTGCTCGCTTGCCGACCTGCCTCAAAACCTGCTTGAGCCTGTTTTGCTTCAAGCAGCATTGCGCTTTGGAGCAAATGTACGTTTCAGCACTGAGCTGACATCCTTTGAACAGGACGATCAGCAGGTTACAGCGAAGATCGTGGACCGGCTTTCCGGAGACACGTACACCATCGCTGCGAGCTACATGGTCGGTGCAGATGGTGGGAATAGCCGAGTAGCTAAGCTGTTGAATCTCCCCCTTGAGGGAGCGGGTGAGATTGGTCGGAGTCTCAACATTCTCTTCGATTGCGATCTGACAGAGTATGTGGCTGAACGGCCGGGGCCGTTGTTTTACCTTGTGAGAACGGCTGAAGATGATGATGGCATCGGCATTGGCGTTTTGCGATGCATCAAGCCATGGACGAGATGGTTGCTCATCAAGGGTTTCGCGGCCGGTAAGGAAGTGCCCGACCTGCCTATAGAAAGGGCGATCGCCACGATCCGCGACTATCTCGGTCTTCCAGACCTTCAACCTGAGGTGACTGGGGTCGACCCTTGGACGATGAACTCGCTCTATGCGACAAAGTGTCAAAATAGGCGGGTGTTTTGCATCGGAGATGCGGTGCACAGACACGTTCCGCTGAACGGTCTCGGCTCGAACACCGCCGTTCAAGATGCCTACAATCTTTCGTGGAAGTTGGCGTTTGTGCTGAAAGGATTGGCGGAACCTCACCTGCTCGACACCTACACCGAGGAACGGATGCCCGTCGGCAAAGAAGTTGTCGAACACGCAACGGGTGCCTTAGCGCTTTATCCTGCTCTTTTAGAGGCAATCGGCATTCCAGCGGCGTCATCAAGCAATGAATTGGCATCAATGTGGGCGGAGATTAACGCGCCATCGGAAGCCGGGAAAACGCGCCGCGCACAGATTCGTTCAGCAGTTGAAAACATGGTGTACGAATTCCAAACTCGGGGTCTGGAATTGAACTAA
- a CDS encoding FAD-dependent monooxygenase: MLVVGCGPAGLTAAIALAKQGIRVLAITKHPKLAPTPRAHVTNQRTFEIFRDLGIEDEARKFATGYDRMPQAIFMRTLVGVE; this comes from the coding sequence GTGCTTGTGGTTGGGTGCGGGCCTGCTGGACTAACGGCTGCAATTGCATTAGCTAAACAAGGAATTCGGGTTCTTGCAATTACCAAGCATCCAAAACTCGCACCGACTCCTCGGGCGCATGTAACGAATCAAAGGACTTTTGAGATTTTTCGTGATCTCGGCATAGAAGATGAGGCGCGAAAATTTGCAACCGGATACGACCGTATGCCGCAGGCAATATTTATGCGGACTCTCGTCGGGGTTGAATAG